In Panicum virgatum strain AP13 chromosome 5K, P.virgatum_v5, whole genome shotgun sequence, the genomic window AGTTACTGGTGATATGTGATGAACTTCATGCTAGTTAGAGGAAATGGGGAAGTTAGGGTTAGAGGAAATGTTAGGATTTGTTAGTTGATTTGGCATGGAATGTATAGAAAAAATCATTCCAACATATTGGATATGAGTTGTATTGAATATTAATGATGAATTTAATAGCCGATTCATGAACTTACACCGTGCTAGTTtgtatgatgaaaaagagcacGAATTGTAGATACTATGTGATATTCATGAACTTACACCGTGctatttttctgtaattgtAGGACAATGCCAGACGTAGTGTGGGAGCATGGCCAAAAGGTCGGGGGTGGTTTCAAATGCAAGTATTGCAGGGAGGAGAAGGGTGGGGGAGGTGCAACACGGTTCAAAGAGCATTTGGCACATAGGGGGAAAGATGTGAAGGACTGCCCTTCGGTTCCGACCGAAGTTAAGGAATTCTTTAGTGAGCAGTTGGACAGGAACAAGGTTAGAGCAAAAGCAAGGGCCCGAGAAAGAGCGCTGAGGGACCAAGCAGCAAGGGGGCGGCACACTGACCTAGAGGAGGAGGGTGGCTAGGGGCACGACGAGGATGCAGAGCTACAGGCTGCCTTACACCAGTCCCGCCAAGAGTATGATTTTATCCAGCAAGCTGGGCCACGATACGAGAGGGGTGGCGGATCTGGAGCTGCTTCTGGATCTAGAAGTGGTGGTGTTGGACATTGGTGATGATGATAATTCCAGTAGCAGTGAAGGTGATGGCAATGATGGCAACGAAAGTGGTGGTTATCGTATATCTCCTACTATAAGGTTCACTGGGGAGGAGGACTTCACCCATGCAACACAAGATACAGATCATGGAGCACATACTTCACAACGACAAACAACATCGACACGTCGACATGGTCGACAGGCCCTACTTGCATATGATGAAGATAGCTCCAACTCTGCCTCCAGTGGTCAGTACTACAACCCTTACAGTACTTCTCCCCCTGCAGGGGGCTTTCTGTGGCCACCACCAGGGGTGGTGAACCCGCCACTTCCGCAGGCAATTGCAGCATTGCCTTATTTGGATTATCACGGCTACCTACCATATGGAGCTCCACAGTTGCAATATCACCCACCTACGTACGTGTATTTGCCGCCAACAGACGAGCCGTATGAGGGACCACCGGGAGAGAGATTTGAAGACTGAAGAATGCAGGTACTTATCCTATCAACAGAACTTATCTATACGTTTTGCTTCCTCTACTTATTCAATTTATTtcacataaatatttaaatgcaaAGAATATGCTACATGGATTATTCTGGACTATGCCTTTGCCTCTGTTGTATCTTTGGattgtaataattctaatggactttggatgtattgcgttctatgtgtggactttggacatgagttatgtgtaataattctaatgtactttggatgtattacgttatatgtgtggactttggacatgagttatgtgttaaatggtgtatttgtcattgttttgtggagttatatatatgttatgcatTATAAACTGTCAATATACATATAATCAGGggaaattttgccaaaattttcaatttttccatatatacacatcattttctgttaatttgcatcattttacggtgacaaaaccgaaatttcggtcaaaatcaccgaaatttcggtcaacaaaaccgaaatttcggtcggaatgcaacgaaatttcgtttttcGAATTCAAAATCACTTTTCGATCAAAATTACCGAAATTTAGCGAAATTTCGCCCGAAATTCCGTTTCCGCCGGATGGCGGGATTCGGTGCAAAAACGAAAAGGAGAACCCTGGGTAGTACTACCAGTTTATTTACTGAATCGAACGCTGCTTAACTAATTGAGTACTATACTAACGCTCCAAGATTTGGAGCGCTCCCGTTCGCTCTGGCCCCACGCGGGGCCCGGGTACTGTTCATGTGGGGTCCGGGTACTGTTCATGGGCCCATGTGTACTGTTTAAGTGGGGCCCACATACTATTCAAGTGGGGCCCGCGTACTATTCAAGTGGGGCCCgcgtataaaatatatttaattattttttatataaaaaataatatgattTTGTATACTGCGTTCACATGTAGTAGCTCTACTGTTTGTATACTATAAAGTGGGGCCCACACCATTTGCGACTCATGCACATTTAATGTGCCCCACTTAATGGACTCACGGTACTATTAGGTGCCTCTATCATTTGAAAAAAACATCGATGATGATTTCGTAtacaaaatataaaataaatttaacttttcctatatatatgaaaataataaCTTTGTACACCACGTTCATCTACGATAGCTCTAATACTTTTTATAATTTGTTTCCCGtacataaattcaaaaaataggaTCAATTATTCTTTCATCACTAATTTTATACGTTACTCTGTCAGCTATTTTTACTCACACCTAAAAGTCAAcggatttctaaaaaaaaaattatactgtGCTTAGATGACCATTATGATAGCATAAAATATCTAAATTTAATATTGGATTGAGTAcaacaaaatataaatttatgtTTCATCATTCTTTTCAAGTTAATATCTTTCAAATAGACGCGCATCGCGCGTCAACCTGTCTAGTTAATACAACAGCTGACTAAGCCGTTCTTCATGGCGCACTGGGTCGAGGGCGAGGCGCGGGAGGGGTTCGAGAAAGAGGGCTTGGAGCTGCTGGCGCTTCTGGAGGCGCAGCTCAAGGGGAACAAGTTCTTCGGCGGCGACCGGCCCGGCTACCTCGACATTGCGGCTTCCATGCTGGGTCCCTGGCGCAGCGTCGTTGAGGAGGTGACCGGGGTGACCGTGGCCAAGGAGGAAGAGCACCCTGCTCTCTGCCAGTGGGCCAGGGATTACAGTTCCAACGAAGCTCTCAAGCCCTGCATTCCGGACAGAGACAGGCTCCTCGCCTACTTCACCAAGAACAAGGAGATGTACAGAGCTGGCGTCATAGCAATGTTGCAGCAGTGATTGGGTTTTATGCGCGTATAGGATCAGCTAAAAGGACGCATTGTGCTATTTCAAGAGCACAAGCACTCTAGTCTGAACTCATCTAGTGTATGGTTTGTGCTAGTGAGTTACTCGAGTCAGATTGTAATGACGCTGTTACTTATAGTTAATAAAGctccccttttcttttatctattatattattatttggccaacaaacggagcctcacGTTCGCTCttaaggtctagaaattctcacgttaaccggagaaaaataaaaaaataaaaattacccatcactgccattacgataaaaattaatCTAAAATACCCACTACTCACTACTCAACTTGTTCCTTTGTTTATTCCGTGTACTGGTGGTCACTACTCACTACTGAAGTGGAACAAATTTCCCAGCCCTATTCGACATAATCTATATCTTTGTTTGACTGAATCAACCTGCAACACCTCTACTACTTAACCGATACTATGTTATCAGGCTTGCGACACAAtctcactttttttttaaaaaaaaaatatgatcTTTGGCCTGAAGCAACCTCTACGATTGACTAAATTTGACAATAGAGCTCGGTCCTtcttggagaagaagaagaagaagcaaaacATTCAAAATTATGTGCTGACAACTCTTGGCTATCCTTATATAGAGGCAGTTTATGGCCGAGATAATAGCTAAGGGAGAACAAGCCAGAAAGCAAACCGAAGATGTCTCCACCGGTTAAGCTCATCGGCGCGTTCGGCAGCCCATTCGTGCACCGCGCCGAGGCGGCCCTGCGGCTCAAGGGCGTGTCTTACGAGCTCATTCAAGAGGACATGGAAAACAagagcgagctgctgctgcagcacaACCCCATCCACAAGAAGGTCCCCGCGCTCCTGCACGGCGACCGCGCCGTCTGCGAGTCCCTCCTCATCGTCCAGTACGTCGACGAGGCCTTCGACgggccgcccctcctccctagTGACCCCATCGACCGCGCCACCGCTCGCTTCTGGGCTGATTTCATGGAGCAGAAGGTACTTCATC contains:
- the LOC120709250 gene encoding probable glutathione S-transferase codes for the protein MSSSSPPVKLIGFFGSPYAHRAEAALCLKGVPYELLLEDLLRTKSDLLLQHNPVHKKVPVLLHGDRTVCECLVIAEYIDEAFDGPPLLPADPYGRAMARFWADFIENKLTKPFFMAHWVEGEAREGFEKEGLELLALLEAQLKGNKFFGGDRPGYLDIAASMLGPWRSVVEEVTGVTVAKEEEHPALCQWARDYSSNEALKPCIPDRDRLLAYFTKNKEMYRAGVIAMLQQ